The Cyanobacteriota bacterium DNA window CCTGTACGTTAATGCCTCGATCGTTCAGGTTAATAAACGGAACAGCATAGTCTAAGCGAATGTTGAGGCGGGGAAGTGGTTCCCATAGAAAGCCAATACCAGCGGCTGCTAGAAATGTTTGAGAGGGCAACAGATTAGGATTACCGTCCACATTCCAAACTGCACCAATGTCTAAAAACGGAGCTAGCCGCACTAAGGGTGCACCAGACTCATCGCGCTGAACCGTGATGCGGTTTTCAATGGAAAATCGAAAGCCATTATCCCCCGATCGAACATTCTGGCGAAAGCCGCGCACAGACTGTCCACCACCAATGACAAATTGCTGAGATGGCAACAGAGTATTTGCCGCCAGTTGCAAGTCAGCCTGAATGATCAAGAGTTGATCAGGACTCAGCAATTGCACCCGCTGAGCTTGTAGCAACCAGCTAAAAAAACTACCATCAGGCACTGGCTCAGGATTGCTAGTAGCCCCAAAGATACCTAAGCCAAAGTTAAACTGCGATCGCAATGCCCAAGCCCCTTGAATATCACGACTGACATAGTCTTGTCCAAACTTCAACACACTGGTCGTGCTTACACCATCGGCATCAGGGCCAATCCCAAATTGCTGGGGAATGTTATTGAACAAAAAGGTTTGCCCCCGTTGGTAAGTGAAACCAAAGGAGAGGGCAAATTCTTCCCGGGGCGATCGGACAAGGGGTTGGCGAAACGTAATGTCATACAGGTCAGTAGTGCCTCGAATCCCAAAGGCAGCAAACGTTGGATCCGTAATTCGATAGGAACTAGGAGCAAAGCGCAGTTGAATAGTCCCATTCATGGGATTAAGGGGATAGCGATAGCTGAGATCCCACAAGCTAGACCCACTAGTAGTGCTAAAGCTGTAGGATGCTAAAAACTGGTCACCTGCGCCAGTGACATTCCGCAACCCAAAACCAAGCCCCAGCTTCTCAGACCCCACGCTAGGCGGGGAATAGTTATCAGCACTAAAATTAGCTAAGAAAGGGTTAGCTTCAGTGACGCGAACGACCAGGATGCTTTTGCCAACTCCTTCACCCGCCCTAAGGCTTGCTTCCACATTTTCAAATAGCGGATCCGATCGCAATAATCGCAGTTGATCCTCCAACCGATCTTGGCGGAGCGGTGTGATTCCCCCCAAAGCGACACGGCTGCGGATGTATTCTGTACTAACCCGTTGATTGCCTTGCACCTCAATGCGCTCTAGACCCCCCTCAATCACTTGAATCGTCACAACACCATTAGCTGCGGTCTGTTCAGGAATAATGGCACGGGAGGTAAGATAGCCGCGATCGAGATAGAGCTGGGTAATACCATCAGCCACTGCCTGGAGCTTTTGGAAATCAACTGTGGTGCCCTCAAGAGGCCGTGTAATTTCAGCAATCTCAGCATCAGATATTGCCGTGTTACCAGTCACAACAATTTTCTGAAGCACAAATGTTTGTGCAACCTCAAGCTGAACTAAAGACTTCGCGCTGGATTGTTGTGTTCTGTAATTAATCTCCTCAGTAGATGAGCTAAGGGTCGGGGAGTTTGATGCCGCCAAAAACCTAGGGTGTGTGAGGGTAGTTGTTGAGGGCGTAAACTCAACCACTGTTGAGCGACTAGGGTGTGAGTAGCTAGGGTGAAGTTGTTCAGGGGTCACTACAGCTTCAGACAACGAGGGTACATCTGACAACGTGATCAAGACTGGTGACAGAGCAGCAGCAGAATGATGAGGCGTATACAAGTGTATTTGAGCCTTTCGCTGAGTATCTAACTGCACAGGGTAACGATCTGCTGAGAAAGCTTCATCGTTAAGAGAAGAACAGGTTATGCAACCAGCATAAATTGGTGGTGACCATGAAACAAAGATGACACTGGAAACGATAACCTCACACCAACGTCCAGCTTTCATACAATACCCAACTGCTATTTTGTGATTTATTTAACTCTGTAGCTGCTGCTGACACGTAAACTGCACGCACAGTTACGACCCAACTAGACCATGAACTAACCCTGAAACAAAATAACACCACGAGAAGTATATTCGGTAGTTAGGCTAGCATACACTACACGATTAATTACTACTGGCAATTCTGCTGGCAACATTCAGTAGTGACTACTGGCAATGTTCAGGGCAAATGAAGCTGTATTCTTAACCTGCTCATAGTTTCCCCTTAAAGTTTTAACCCAGTCTTCTTAATATTGCTGCGCTATTCTAGCCATGCTTGCCTGACCCCAGGCTGCTATGCTCACTAGCTGTAGGTTTTTTTATGACGACCAGAGTCCAAATTCTATATGCTTCAGACTTCGAGGCAGGCGTTCCTGCAGCCGGAACGTCTCCCCAGACCTCGGATGCTGTTCGCTTCTCGGCAGTGTGGAACCGCCTCAGAACCAACACCAACCCTGCCACCTTCGGTATCGACCAGGCAACCCTCAACAACACGATATTGCTGCTAGGTGGCGACAATTACATTCCTAGCCCCTTCTTCAATGCTTCCAGTGACCTATCACTTAATGGTGTGGGTGGCTTGGGTACTAGCACAGCACCAACCCTAGGGCGGGGTGATGTGTCTATCATGAATGCCCTAGGTGTACAGGCATCAGTATTGGGCAACCACGAATTTGATTTGGGGATGCGCCAAGTTCGAGACATTATCCGTCCGGGTGGGGGCAGCAACGGTACCCAGTTCCCTTACTTGAGCGTCAACCTAGACTTCGTACCAGAGATTGCTACGGGCAACAGTATTGCTAACTCTGACCTAGGTGGTGGTAACCCGGGAGCGACTGGGCAAACTACAGCCGAATATCAAAACATCACAACCAAGCTAGCGAAAAGCACAATTATTCATCTCAACGGTCCTAATGGTGTGCGTGATACGCCAGCCCAAGCTGGTGCGAATGCTCCCTTACCGGCACTAGTGGGTGATGACGATCGCGTCGGTGTGATTGGTGTGACTACACCCACCCTACGCAGCATCTCTTCCCCCGGTGCAACTGGGGTGAATCCAAGCAACCCCACTGATTTTGCCGCTCTTGCGACGATCATCCAAGCCCAGGTGGATGCCCTCACCGCCGCAGGTATCAACAAGATTATCCTGCTGGGGCACATGCAGCAGTTCCAGCTAGAAGCAGACGAGTTGGCTCCACGCCTGCGGAACGTAGATGTG harbors:
- a CDS encoding ShlB/FhaC/HecB family hemolysin secretion/activation protein, with product MLQKIVVTGNTAISDAEIAEITRPLEGTTVDFQKLQAVADGITQLYLDRGYLTSRAIIPEQTAANGVVTIQVIEGGLERIEVQGNQRVSTEYIRSRVALGGITPLRQDRLEDQLRLLRSDPLFENVEASLRAGEGVGKSILVVRVTEANPFLANFSADNYSPPSVGSEKLGLGFGLRNVTGAGDQFLASYSFSTTSGSSLWDLSYRYPLNPMNGTIQLRFAPSSYRITDPTFAAFGIRGTTDLYDITFRQPLVRSPREEFALSFGFTYQRGQTFLFNNIPQQFGIGPDADGVSTTSVLKFGQDYVSRDIQGAWALRSQFNFGLGIFGATSNPEPVPDGSFFSWLLQAQRVQLLSPDQLLIIQADLQLAANTLLPSQQFVIGGGQSVRGFRQNVRSGDNGFRFSIENRITVQRDESGAPLVRLAPFLDIGAVWNVDGNPNLLPSQTFLAAAGIGFLWEPLPRLNIRLDYAVPFINLNDRGINVQ